The window TCCGGTGGGACATACCGTCACACATGGTGGGTTTTCGCACTGTTGACAGGATATCCTCGGATATTTGAAATGCAGGTTTGGGGTGGCACCGAAGGGGCCTTCGATATGAACCTGGAGACGGGAAACTGTCTCAGGCACCTGATTGACACTCCGGCAGGCAACGCTGCAGGCCTGACAGCCGATGCATCTGTTTTCATCGTGAAGCATTACATAACGCGTTTTCATTCAACTCTCCTATATTTTTTCTATCTTCACACCGCTGGTGTGGAGATTCATACCGCATACCGGTGCTGTGATGTGGGGGAGCAGATTACCGCAGTGGATACCACGGTCATAAGCCCGTTTCAGTTCTTTGTTTTTGGAGCCGAATCCCATATAGGCGAAAACCGTGTCCGGTCTGATGCCCGGGGTGACAAGGGCAGATCCCTCCTCGCTGCCGAGATCGTTGTAGATACGAATTTTATCACCAGTAACGATCCCCATTTTCTTTGCGACTACCGGGTGAATCCAGAGGCCGTTGTCAGACATCATGTTCGAGAGCATTGGTACGTTATGTGTGGCACCATTGGTGTGGATAGCGGTTTTCCCTTGAATAAAATAGAGTTCATCATCTTTCTTCAAGGTCACCGGGCGATAGCGGATGATGCCCCGGCCGGGTGCCATCTCTTCAACTTTGGGTGAACTGAGCTCTATTTTGCCTGTGGGGGTATTGAATTTGAGTGACGAGCTGTAGGTGCCATCGTAGTCTGGGGTGCGGGCATTCGGGAAAGCTTTGACAAAGTTCGAAACTTCACTCTTTTCTCTGGTGATTAAAGGTGCTTTGCCAAATTCAATCCAGCCATCTTGTTTAAGTTTATTGAGCGTTGCTGCATCTCCCTTGAACTGGGCAAGTTGAAAATCGTCGATGTCATTCCAGCTTTTATAGTATTCTCCCAATCCCATGGCGAGACCGAGTTCACGCCAGATCTGCCAGCCGGGTTTGGTGTCCCCGATGGTTTTAACTACTGGCTGCCTGATTGAGAACCGAGGAAATTTACCGGATCGGTCGAAGATGTCCTCAGCACGCTCAAGGTAGGTGGACTCGGGTAATATGATATCGGCAAATGCCGCAGTTTCACTTATGTACACATCACAGGCAACAACAAGGTCAAGAGCCTTGAGGGCCTCCTCCACCCTGGCACGATCGGTCATCGTCTGCATCGGGTTGGAGCGGGTAATAACCCAGGCTTTGAGCTGATACGGGTCGGCAGAAAGCGCGGCGTCCAGGATTGACTGGTAGACCCCGCCTGACGACCAGAGCAGATAATATTGGGTGTCTGCCTGATCGATGCGCTGGGCTTCAACCTTCGGCACTTTGTCAAAGGGGCCTGCCGGCACCGGCGCGACTTCTTCCCCGGCAAAGGTATTGTATTTAGCAGGATTACTCGAGAAGTAGAGGCCGCCTTTACGTTCAATGTTGCCAAGCAGCACATTCAGGGCATACAGGGTGCGGCGCAGATCGAACTCTTCGGTGGTAAAGGTGGTGCGGTGGCCATAATCAATCAGGGCATGGGGGGCGTGGGAGGCAATTTCGCGGGCTATACGCACTATATCGGCCGCTTTGACATCTGAGAGTTCTTCCGCCCATTCGGGTGTATAATTGGCAACAGCCTCGGAAAATTCCTCAAAGCCATGGACATAGCGATCGACAAACTCTTTGTCGTAAAGGTCTTCCTCTATCAGCACCTGGCACATGGCCAGGGCCACACAGATATCGGAACCGGGTCGTATTGGGTGCCACTCGTCTGCTTTGTCGGCCAGAATTGAGAAGCGTGGCTCGAAAACAATCAGTTTTGCCCCTTTTGCCCGCTGATTTTCCATCATGCCGATTGTCTCAGGCATGTTGATGCCTTCGTAGACGTTGTGGCCAAAATTTATGATATAGCGGGAGTTGCCTATATCCCGGCTCAGACTTCCGGCAAACATAGCCCTGCCCGCTACCTGATAAGCGCCTGGACAGGTGGTTGCGTGGGTAAAGGTATTCGGGGAACCGTACGCTTGTGCCAGATGGAAAAGATGACTCTGGCCAGATCCGGACTTTGTTGAAAATGCAACAGATTCAGGACCATGCTGCAACTTTATGGCAAGGAGTTTTTCAGCAATGTATGAATATGCTTCTTTCCAACTGATCTCCTCCCATTTTCCTTCTCCCCGTTCTCCAACCCGCCTGATTGGCTTAACCAGTCGATCAGGATCATAGAGCAGACTGTGACCGGCACCTCCCCGCGCGCAGACGCTGCCACCAAAAGATTCGGCTAAAGGATTGCCGCCCAGGTAGACATTTTTACCGTTGATGATTTCCGCCGTGATGGGACAGCGGGTAGAACACATTTCACACATACTATTTATGTGTTGGGCTACCAGCTCCGGCGTTTCAGCATAGAGGCTCGCGAGGGTGCCGGGCACGGCCCCGGACAGAGCACAATAGGCTCCGCCAATGGTAGCACTTTTGAGAAAAGTGCGTCTGGTGATTTCCATTGATTAGCTCCTTGAATCTTTCTTGGTTAAAACAGTTGGTTGAAGCTGCAGCCTGGTGGAGGGTGGGTGATGTTGCAGTTCTTCGGAATTGCTCAGCTTGTTTCGTACTTATTTGATGCTACTGCTTTTAAAATCAAGATGTCAAATAGATGGAGCGATTTAACAGTGGCTAATGGGGGCGAAATTGTCGTTTGGTTCAACCTCGATGCCTACGAGAGAATTTTTTTCCAGCTGACTGTTTAACTTTTAAATCGCATGGCCAGAATAATTCTAAACAGATGAGGACAGGCTTTTTCACCAGTATGATGCACTTTCTCATGTCGGCAGGGTGTAGTTGCTATAAGTTTCGTCTTTGGCAGACAGGTTTTGTGCCGACGCAAATAGTGGTCATGTACCTGGCATGCCGGAGAGTGTACGGAGGTGTAGAGGGGAAGCAGGGGCAGGTCCGGTGATGGCTGAGTCTGGTGCGATGACCTGCATGGTGAAAAGGGAAAATCGCAGCCGGTTTTGTAAGGGAAGAGTTAAAAGCGTATTAGGATATTGTTGGTAGTTCTTCAGCCCCTTAAGATAATGGTTTGTATTAATAGCATGTTGGGCGAAAAGGGCTGTTTTGGTCCAGCCACCGGTATATTTACAATTATATCCTTTATGGTAGGTTGCCGTTCAAGCAGATTGCTCATAATAACATCTTTAAATAACAGACTTTTGCGGTTGCATCTATGGCGCTCGTTGTACCAACCGTATGTAGGTTGTGTCTGTGCAATTATAGTGTTTCATTACCACATATCTTTGGGGGGGAATAAATGAAAGTTCGTGCACTGCTGCGTCTTACTGTGCTGGGTCTGGCTGTGCTGGTTTCCGGTACAGGGCCTGCGTATGCTGATTTGAATATTAATGGATCAGGCGCAAGTTTTCCGTATCAGACATATTCATTGTGGTTCATGCTGTTTAACAGGGACCACAAGGGAGTCAATGTAGACTACGTTGCCAAGGGTTCGGGAAATGGTATTAAAGATTTTCTTGCTCATAAAGTTGATTTTGCTGCCAGTGATGCGGCCATGAAGGACAAGGAAATCGCCCAAATCAAGGAAGGTGTACAGCTGTTGCCGATGACCGCGGGCCAGGTGGTGGTTGTATATAATATTCCGGGAGTGAAACAGCTGAAACTGTCCCGCGAGGTGTACTCAAAAATTTTTCTGGGCGAAATTACTAACTGGAACGATCCACTCATAGCTGCAGCCAATCCCGGGCTGGAATTACCCGATCTGGAGGTCACGGCAATTACCCGTGCAGACAGCTCCGGTACAACCTTTGTTTTTACCAACCACCTCTGTGCTATTTCACCGGCGTTTGCCGCGAATGTGGGGAGTGGCAAAAGAGTACAGTGGCCCGAAGACTTAAATATGAAAAAGTCTCCAATCAACGCGGGAGTGGGTGCCACCCTAAACCGTACTCCTGGTTCCATCGGTTATCTTGATTATGGTTTTGCCAAAATCGCCAATCTGGATATGGCGATTCTTGAGAACAGGGCAGGCAAGTATGTAATGCCAAGTCTGGCCAGCGGTCAGGCTGCGCTTGCCAATGTTGAACTACCCGAGAACATGATCGCCTGGTTGCCTGACCCGGAAGGCGATACTTCATATCCGATCACCACCTATACCTGGATGATGTTTTATAAGAAATATGATGATCCAGCCAAAGCAGAGGTGTTGCGGAAGATGATCGAGTTCGGCATAAATGAGGGGCAGAAGATCGCCCCCAAGGTGGGGTATATCCCTTTGCCGGAGAAGGTGGTGGAGCGGGCGCGGGCGGTGATTGCCAATATTGAGTAATGTGAATTAAGAGTACCGGCGATGCCTGATTGATGCGATCGATTGTCGTTCATCAGTGTTGATTGTGATGAACAGACCATCCCGGTCGCCACCGGCACCAAACACAGCAATACGGTTTCTTGTGTACCATCTCTGACAGAATGCTTTCTGTCCTGATTAGCTGAATACTGCCATGGCGCTACGAGCAGCCTGAGAACGCGCCTGGTAATAGCCAACCCAATCCCACTCCTTGCAGAGCACTCGAATTTCCCGTCTCCTGTCGGGAAATACGAGTGAGCATTTTCTCGAGTTCCTGTGATTCGCCTACCGGAAATCCAAATTTAGAATTCTCGTTCAAAGAATCTCCATGTCCAAAGTGTGACAGGGTAAGTAGCGGTGATGAATGCATAAAAAATAGGTTTCGCGTGAGCTGGTTTGTGTGAGGGATGTGCTACTAGCGGTATGGTGAAAAACCACGCAGGGTCGGGAATGTGTGGGTTTGGTAATACCAATATGGTGGTTAACTGCTCGTGACCTTTTCTTTTGGACGTCTTGTCAGTTGCAATCGGTTGTTCTATCGGTAATAATGCCTCTATCAAAAGGTGTTTTAGATGTGGTTGATTGGTACTTTTATGACCCTAAATGGTCGTACCAATACGGGATTTGGTGGTTCAAGACCCCAGAAATTCACACCTGTACGGTGGTTGCTCGGCTTTCATCCGGTTTTTTTCTGACGTGTAATTATCAGAAAAGGTACGGGGAAGTGACACAAATAACTGAATTCTAACAGGCAATGTCCGAAGAATGCGGCAGGAAATCAACAAGGCTGCATTCGGCTATAAATGATGTTGTTTGAAAATATATTCTAACAGAAGAAGGTATCATGAAGCTTAAACCCATCAAACCCAAGAGAATATCAGATCAGGTATTCGAGCAGATTCGAGAGCTTATCTATAAAGGTGAGTTTAAACCGGGCCAGCAGATTCTGCCTGAGCGTGAGCTGGCTGTTTCCATGGCAGTCAGTCGAACTTCAGTGCGCAATGCAATCAATAAGCTCGTCACCATGGGGTTGCTTGAGCATCGTCAGGGGCAGGGAACTTTCGTCAGTTCCCCGGACAGCCGCAAAGGCAACCCCCTTGCCGCGGTAATGGCCACTGAAGATGCAACGCTGGATGACCTGCTCGAAGTTCGCCTCGGTCTGGAGGCCAACGCAGCGGTTCTCGCAGCCCAGAGGGCAAGCGATAATGATGTCCTCGCTATGGAGAGGGCTCTGGAGGAAATGACTGAATCCCTTGATTCCAAAGACCGGATCAGTACCGAATCCGATGCCGCATTTCATATGGCCGTGGCCTTTGCCAGCAAGAATCCGGTACTCATCCACCTGATGAGAAATTTCTATGATTTCCTGTTTATCGGCATCAAGAAGAATCTCGCTCATATGTATCAGGATGTCGATACCTTGCATGATGTGCTTGAACATCACAAGGAAGTCATTTCTGCTATCCGGGCTCATGAACCGGAAAAAGCCGGGGAAGCCATGCGTGAACACATGCAATACGTGAAAAAATATTTTCGCTCCCGCTGAAAACCTCTCCTTCCATGTTGCAGCCTGAGATTTGTCTGACAACTCAGGCTGCAGCTTAAGAAAATTTCCCTCAAGCCTGCAAAGCTTAATATAATTAGGCCAAATCCAATTATGTCCTGAATTGTGAGGGTGTTTTGCCTCGAAAAAATTACTTTCCTTATGTAAACCGCGTTTCTGTACTTGCGAAACCGGTTTGAAGTGTATTAGATATGTGCCGGGAAAAGCACTAATCCGTGTGCGCAGAGGCGCACTGGCTCGTCGGAATTTCTTGTTAGTTTTGGCGAATATTGTCTCAAAATCATGCGTGTCAGCTTTTGTCTTCAAAAGTTGCAGCGAAACCTGCTGTACATGGTTTGGTTCAATGTTCGTGGGAAATTCGGGATAGGATTAGGCTAGGAGGGACAGATACGTCGTAATACAGCACAGGAGAGAAGATGAAACGCTTTACAAAAGTAGCGGTAGTGGCTGCAGTGTGCCTGCTCGCAGCCTCCCCGGCAATGGCAGCAAAGAAGATTCGCTGGAAATTGGCGACCACTTGGTCATCAACCCTGACACCTTTGGCATCGGTTGCTCCACAAGTAGCTGAGATGGTCAAGGAAATGAGCGGCGGTAACTTTGAGATCCGTGTAGAAGGTTCAGAAAAACATAAAGCTCCTCTGGGAATTCTCGACATGGTTAAGGGCGGCCAGTACGAAATCGGCCACTCTGCAGCGTACTATTGGAAGGGCAAGGACATCACTTCCGTTTTCTTTACAACTGTACCTTTCGGTATGACCGCAGCTGAGCAGCAGTCCTGGCTGTACTATGACAAGGGGATGGAGCTGCAGCAGAAAACCTTTGATAAATTCGATGTGCTCTCGTATCCAGGCGGCAACACCGGTGTTCAGATGGGTGGCTGGTTCCGTAAGGAAATCAATTCTCTTGAAGACCTGAAAGGCCTGAAAATGCGTATCCCGGGTCTGGCTGGTGAAGTTTTTGCCAAGCTTGGCGTTAACGTAACCAACATTGCTCCCGGAGAACTTTACACCTCTCTTGATCGTGGCACCATCGATGCCCTTGAGTGGGTTGGTCCCGGTATGGATATCAAGATGGGTTTCCACAAGGTCGCCCCGTATTACTATACTGGCTGGCATGAGCCTGCCTCCGATATGCAGTTCCTGATCAACAAGCGTGCCTACGATAAACTGCCTCCTGAATATCAGGCGATCCTGATAACAGCTATCAAGGCAGCCAATGCAGACATGTACTATGAAAACTTCAACGCTTCTGCCAAAGCCTGGGCCCAGATGAAGGCAGAGTATCCGAACATTAAGGTAAAGACTTTCCCAGAGGAAGTTCTGAAGGCGATGAAGAAAGCGACTGACGAGGTTATGACCGGTTATGCCGCTGGCAATGCGGACTTCAAGGAAGTCTATGATTCCCAGCAGGGTTATATGAAAATGGCACGTGAGTGGACTAAAATGTCTGATTATTACTATATCCAGACAAGTGAAATGGTTGAAGAGTAAATCTGATATTTGCTGATCCAGGAGTAAGGTGCAAATCTTTATTCCCGTATCAGAAATACGGTTACTCAGCATTTCCGGTTTGAAGTGCCGGTAGTTGCAGTGCTTTTAGCCGCCCCTCTTCCGCTGCCGGAGGATGGGCGGTTTTGTTATGATGGTGTTGTATGTCGGAGAGCGAAAAGGATACCGGCAAACGCCAATCTCAATGGAGCTTCATCATGTTGGTCAGGGTCGAGCAATTTTACAAGCGGATAAACCGGGTCGCCGGGCGGGTACTGGCGGTTGTTCTGGTGCTGATGACGGTCAACGTCTTTTTCGATGTCATCATGCGTTACTTTTTTCACAACAGTTCTGTGGGAATGCAGGAGATGGAGTGGCATCTCTTCTCCATCGTCATTCTTTTCGGTGTTTCTGTTTCTCTGTTGGAAGAGGAACATGTCCGGGTGGATTTTCTTTACGACAGGTTCAAACCTACCACCAGGGCCTTGATCAATATCTATGGCACCATTTTTCTGCTTTTGCCGTTGGCTATGCTGATCTTTTTCGGTTCATTCGGCTTCGTCCGTGATGCCTGGGAGATCGGCGAAATCTCCGAAGATCCGGGCGGGTTGAAATATCGATGGCTTATCAAGGGAATGATCCCGATGGCCTTTGGCTATCTGATTTTTTCTTCGGTGGGGTATTTGGTGAAAAACATCAATCTCTACCGGGTATTTCGGGAGAATGCGTCCGGTTCAGCTGGGGAGGTGAAGTAATGGTTGGTATTGTCATGTTCGCAGCGGCATTGATGATGCTGGTTGTCGGCTATCCGGTGGCGTTTACCTTCGGTTCTGTGGCGATTTTTTTCGGTATTTTCGCAGCGATTGTCGAACTGGTCCCTGATCTGAGCGTGATCTATGTGGCGGAAGAGTTTCTGCAGATGTTTTCCATGATGCCCTTTCGTATTTATACCATCATGAACAACACCATCCTGATGGCGGTGCCGCTCTTTATCTTCATGGGCATTATCCTGCAGAAGTCGGACCTTGCAGAACGTCTGCTGGAAGCGATGGGTACCCTGTTTGGTAAAATTCGTGGTGGTGTTGCGGTGAGCACCGTACTGGTGGGAACGCTCCTGGCAGCTTCCACCGGTGTTGTTGGCGCCTCCGTCGTGGCAATGGGCGTTATTTCCCTGCCGGTTATGCTCAAGTACGGTTATTCCAAGCGTCTTGCCACCGGCACTATCTGTGCTTCAGGAACCTTAGGGCAGATTATCCCGCCTTCGATTGTACTGATCATTCTTGGCGACGTCTTTCAGCAGCCTGTGGGAGATCTGTTTCAGGCAGCTGTGAAGCCGGGCCTTATTCTGGTGGGTTGTTACATAATCTATATTCTCTGCATATCTTTTCTGGACAAGAGTGTCGCTCCGCCACTGCCACCGCGGGAAGGAACCAGATCGGCCAATATCGGTAAGGCGCTGAAGGCCATAGTTCCCCCCCTCACTCTTATAGTGATGGTGCTCGGTTCGATCTTTGCCGGTATCGCCACTCCGACGGAGTCCGCCGCAGTGGGTAGTATAGGTGCTATGACGCTGGCGGCGCTGTATCGTAAACTTTCCCTGAAAGTTGTCGAGCAATCGGCACTTGAGACAGTCAAGATCACGGCCATGGTGTTTGCTATCCTGATTGGCGCGACAGCCTTTTCCATGGTTTTTGTCTATTCAGGAGCAGATTATATAGTTGAAGATGCGCTGACCAGTCTTCCCGGCCAGAAATGGACCTTCCTGATTCTGTCGATGCTGGCGATTATGTTGCTCGGTTTTTTCATCGACTTCATCGAGATCAGTTATATCGTGGTGCCGATTCTGTTGCCCATATCAGCTGTGATCGGCCTCGATCCACTCTGGTTTGCTATCCTGATCGCCATGAATCTGCAAACCTCTTTTCTAACGCCGCCTTTTGGTTTTTCACTCTTTTACCTGAAGGGGGTCTGCCCCCCCGAGGTGCGAACCACCGATATTTACAGGGGAGTGATACCCTTTATCATTATTCAGGTAATGGTGTTGCTCTCCATCGTTGTCTTTCCGGCTTTTTACGGTTTTAACGTTTGATAGCTGATTAAAAGAGAAAACAGAAAAGGCGTCTGCTTGCAGTTGAGCAGACGCCTTTTCTGTTTCCGGCAGACGGCTAGATAATTGATTTGCCAAAGAGTGAAGCTACCAGTGAGACTGCCATCTCGGCGGAGCGGTTACTGATATCGAGAATCGGGTTAATCTCCATCATGTCCAGGGAAATGAGTTTATTTGAGTCGGCGATAGTCTCCATAATGAGCTGGCCTTCCCGGTAGGTAAGGCCGCCAAGGGAAGGAGTGCCGACCCCCGGCACCTCGATGGGGTCCATCGAGTCCATGTCGAAGCTGACATGGATTTTTGGCAGATGTGAGAGGGTGTCCAGCGCTTTGAGCAGGATAGTGTGCATGCCGAGCTCATCAATATCGCGCATGGTGAAAATGGTGCAACCCGATTTTTTCATCAGCCTCTTTTCCGGCGGATCGAGATCGCGAACACCGATAATCACCACATGCTCAGGGGCAATTTTGGCACCGGGCCGTCCCAGGTTGACGAGTTGTTCCGGGCCTTGACCAAGGAGCACAGCTAAAGACATTCCATGCACATTCTTGCTTTCAGAGGTGTCTGGTGTATGGAAATCACCGTGGGCATCAATCCAGATTATGCCCACAGCCTCGTTATGCGTTATACCGCCTATGGTGCCTATGGAGGCAGAATGATCACCACCCAGAAAAATTGGGATCTCGCCATTTTGCACCGCCTCTCTGCCAAGCTTATAGGCTGATTCGCAGGCTATCCGAATCGGTTCAATGCGATCCTGCAGCCCGGTTGTTTTAAGGCTGTAGTGGCCTGGAATGACGATGTCGCCGCTGTCGGTTATGCTGTGGCCAAGTTCCTGCAAGGTGTGAGTCAGCCCCGCATAGCGGATGGCGCTCGGCCCCATATCGACTCCACGCTGGCGTTGGCCCAGATCCATTGGCACGCCGATAATACGAACCTTTCTGCCTTTCATCCGGTTCACCCCACAGGAGATGTTTTTTTTTCTTTCTGTTCGTTCCTCTTTCTTCTAACTGTCAAAGTCAGATAAGGATCTTTTCATTGCAATTCTGATAGCCATCAGATCGCCCTGGCTGTGGCTCATTGGGGTTTCCTGTCACTAACATTCCTGAAGATGGTTCCAGAGATTGACAATGAAATCCTGTACATTGGTCAAGATTGCCTTGGCCTGGGCAGAACCGCGGTTGGCAAGCTTGTCGGCGCTGAACTCTGACATGTCGACAATATAAAAGTAGACCGGGCGGATGGTGCCATCGTCCTGAATCTTGTAACTCGGGGTCATATTGCCGAACGCGATGGAGTGCAGCTG of the Desulfosediminicola ganghwensis genome contains:
- the phsA gene encoding thiosulfate reductase PhsA, with the translated sequence MEITRRTFLKSATIGGAYCALSGAVPGTLASLYAETPELVAQHINSMCEMCSTRCPITAEIINGKNVYLGGNPLAESFGGSVCARGGAGHSLLYDPDRLVKPIRRVGERGEGKWEEISWKEAYSYIAEKLLAIKLQHGPESVAFSTKSGSGQSHLFHLAQAYGSPNTFTHATTCPGAYQVAGRAMFAGSLSRDIGNSRYIINFGHNVYEGINMPETIGMMENQRAKGAKLIVFEPRFSILADKADEWHPIRPGSDICVALAMCQVLIEEDLYDKEFVDRYVHGFEEFSEAVANYTPEWAEELSDVKAADIVRIAREIASHAPHALIDYGHRTTFTTEEFDLRRTLYALNVLLGNIERKGGLYFSSNPAKYNTFAGEEVAPVPAGPFDKVPKVEAQRIDQADTQYYLLWSSGGVYQSILDAALSADPYQLKAWVITRSNPMQTMTDRARVEEALKALDLVVACDVYISETAAFADIILPESTYLERAEDIFDRSGKFPRFSIRQPVVKTIGDTKPGWQIWRELGLAMGLGEYYKSWNDIDDFQLAQFKGDAATLNKLKQDGWIEFGKAPLITREKSEVSNFVKAFPNARTPDYDGTYSSSLKFNTPTGKIELSSPKVEEMAPGRGIIRYRPVTLKKDDELYFIQGKTAIHTNGATHNVPMLSNMMSDNGLWIHPVVAKKMGIVTGDKIRIYNDLGSEEGSALVTPGIRPDTVFAYMGFGSKNKELKRAYDRGIHCGNLLPHITAPVCGMNLHTSGVKIEKI
- a CDS encoding TRAP transporter large permease, with amino-acid sequence MVGIVMFAAALMMLVVGYPVAFTFGSVAIFFGIFAAIVELVPDLSVIYVAEEFLQMFSMMPFRIYTIMNNTILMAVPLFIFMGIILQKSDLAERLLEAMGTLFGKIRGGVAVSTVLVGTLLAASTGVVGASVVAMGVISLPVMLKYGYSKRLATGTICASGTLGQIIPPSIVLIILGDVFQQPVGDLFQAAVKPGLILVGCYIIYILCISFLDKSVAPPLPPREGTRSANIGKALKAIVPPLTLIVMVLGSIFAGIATPTESAAVGSIGAMTLAALYRKLSLKVVEQSALETVKITAMVFAILIGATAFSMVFVYSGADYIVEDALTSLPGQKWTFLILSMLAIMLLGFFIDFIEISYIVVPILLPISAVIGLDPLWFAILIAMNLQTSFLTPPFGFSLFYLKGVCPPEVRTTDIYRGVIPFIIIQVMVLLSIVVFPAFYGFNV
- the rocF gene encoding arginase, which produces MKGRKVRIIGVPMDLGQRQRGVDMGPSAIRYAGLTHTLQELGHSITDSGDIVIPGHYSLKTTGLQDRIEPIRIACESAYKLGREAVQNGEIPIFLGGDHSASIGTIGGITHNEAVGIIWIDAHGDFHTPDTSESKNVHGMSLAVLLGQGPEQLVNLGRPGAKIAPEHVVIIGVRDLDPPEKRLMKKSGCTIFTMRDIDELGMHTILLKALDTLSHLPKIHVSFDMDSMDPIEVPGVGTPSLGGLTYREGQLIMETIADSNKLISLDMMEINPILDISNRSAEMAVSLVASLFGKSII
- a CDS encoding TRAP transporter small permease subunit — its product is MSESEKDTGKRQSQWSFIMLVRVEQFYKRINRVAGRVLAVVLVLMTVNVFFDVIMRYFFHNSSVGMQEMEWHLFSIVILFGVSVSLLEEEHVRVDFLYDRFKPTTRALINIYGTIFLLLPLAMLIFFGSFGFVRDAWEIGEISEDPGGLKYRWLIKGMIPMAFGYLIFSSVGYLVKNINLYRVFRENASGSAGEVK
- a CDS encoding FadR/GntR family transcriptional regulator, which translates into the protein MKLKPIKPKRISDQVFEQIRELIYKGEFKPGQQILPERELAVSMAVSRTSVRNAINKLVTMGLLEHRQGQGTFVSSPDSRKGNPLAAVMATEDATLDDLLEVRLGLEANAAVLAAQRASDNDVLAMERALEEMTESLDSKDRISTESDAAFHMAVAFASKNPVLIHLMRNFYDFLFIGIKKNLAHMYQDVDTLHDVLEHHKEVISAIRAHEPEKAGEAMREHMQYVKKYFRSR
- a CDS encoding TRAP transporter substrate-binding protein; this translates as MKRFTKVAVVAAVCLLAASPAMAAKKIRWKLATTWSSTLTPLASVAPQVAEMVKEMSGGNFEIRVEGSEKHKAPLGILDMVKGGQYEIGHSAAYYWKGKDITSVFFTTVPFGMTAAEQQSWLYYDKGMELQQKTFDKFDVLSYPGGNTGVQMGGWFRKEINSLEDLKGLKMRIPGLAGEVFAKLGVNVTNIAPGELYTSLDRGTIDALEWVGPGMDIKMGFHKVAPYYYTGWHEPASDMQFLINKRAYDKLPPEYQAILITAIKAANADMYYENFNASAKAWAQMKAEYPNIKVKTFPEEVLKAMKKATDEVMTGYAAGNADFKEVYDSQQGYMKMAREWTKMSDYYYIQTSEMVEE
- the pstS gene encoding phosphate ABC transporter substrate-binding protein PstS → MKVRALLRLTVLGLAVLVSGTGPAYADLNINGSGASFPYQTYSLWFMLFNRDHKGVNVDYVAKGSGNGIKDFLAHKVDFAASDAAMKDKEIAQIKEGVQLLPMTAGQVVVVYNIPGVKQLKLSREVYSKIFLGEITNWNDPLIAAANPGLELPDLEVTAITRADSSGTTFVFTNHLCAISPAFAANVGSGKRVQWPEDLNMKKSPINAGVGATLNRTPGSIGYLDYGFAKIANLDMAILENRAGKYVMPSLASGQAALANVELPENMIAWLPDPEGDTSYPITTYTWMMFYKKYDDPAKAEVLRKMIEFGINEGQKIAPKVGYIPLPEKVVERARAVIANIE